CTCATTGTGTTTCGCAAGAACTTCGGTCAGACCGCCGCATTTGACGCGGGATTCAAATCTGCTACAGGAGAAGTGATCATCACCCTTGATGGCGATCTGCAGAATGACCCGGCCGATATCCCACTCCTGCTCGAAAAAATCAATGAAGGCTATGATGTTGTTTCTGGATGGCGTTTCAAGCGTCAGGATCCGTGGAGCAAGAAAATTCCTTCTCGTATTGCCAATCTCCTTCGCAAGATTCTCATCCAAGATACAATTCATGATTCTGGTTGCAGTCTGAAAGCCTATCGTCGTGAATGTTTCCAGAATGTTGATCTTTTCGGTGAAATGCATCGGTTCATCCCGGCTATTCTCGAGATGGACGGTTTCCGTGTGGCAGAGGTGAAAGTTTCTCATCATCCTCGTCTCCATGGAGTGACCAAATACAATTGGAAGCGTGGTATGAAAGGCTTCGTCGATATGATGTCGATCTGGTTCTGGCGGAAGTATTCGTATCGTCCACTCCATCTGTTTGGTGGTGGTGGAGTAATACTCTTTACGACGGGTGTCGGTATCTTGTTTTGGATGCTCGTTGAGAAACTCGTTTTTCATGCTTCACTCGCAGAGCGTCTCTGGCCTCTCGTAGGCATCTTTTTCGTGCTCATTGGTGTACAACTTTTCATCTCTGGACTACTCGCTGATATGGTAGTGCGAAACTACTATCAGGGTCGCAATCGAATGAACTATACCGTACGAGAAGTGCGGGAGCAGTGAAGCTGTATACCGTATACAGTATCGCGTATACTGTATAGAAGAAGACGAAGAATGTTAATAATTAAGCCGTGAATCTGATGTGTCATATGTCATACAGAATACGGTATACAATCCTATGAAAGTTACTTTTCTCGGTACTGGATATGTCGGACTCGTCTCGGGTGCTTGTCTCGCAGAGAGTGGACACGAAGTCATCTGTGCAGATATTGATAAGAAGAAGATAGCTATCTTGAAAAAGGGTGGTATCCCTATCTATGAAATCGGTCTCGAAGAAATCGTGAAGCGTAATGTTGAAGAAGGTCGCCTCTCGTTCACTTCCGATTTGAAGAAAGCCATCCAAGAATCCGAAGTGGTTTTCATGGCTGTTGGTACTCCAGAAGACAAAGTGACGGGTCAAGCAGATCTGCAGTACGTGTTTGCTGTTGCAGAGACCTTCGGAAAACATCTTAATGGATTCAAACTTTTTGTTGACAAATCGACTGTACCAGTCGGAACGGCCGAAAAAGTAGAGGCGATTATCAAGAAGGCTTCGAATGGAGCGCATCCATTCGAAGTGGTATCAAATCCTGAATTTCTCCGTGAAGGAGCTGCTGTGAAAGATTTCCTCAATCCTGATCGTGTCGTCGTCGGAACGAAGTCCGAGAAAGCTCGCAAGATGATGGAGCAGATTTATCGCCCTATCGCTCGCAATGGTCGCCCAGTGCTTTTCACTGATGTACGCAGTGCAGAAATCATCAAATACGCTGCCAACGCATTTCTCGCAATGAAGATTACCTTCATCAATGAAGTAGCAAACTTCTGTGACGTCTCTGGTGGTAATGTGAAAGAAGTCGCCAAAGGACTCGGTTATGATTCTCGTATTGGAGAACGATTTCTCTATGCTGGTATCGGTTATGGTGGATCGTGTTTTCCGAAAGATGTGAAGGCATTTCTCGAAACAGGACGTGAATACAATTCACCATTTCAGATTATCGAAACCGTAAACGATGTGAATGTTTCTCAACGTATCAAGCCATTCGTCAAACTCCAAGAAGTTTTCGGAAAGAAACTGAAAGATAAAACAATCGCTGTCTGGGGACTCGCTTTCAAACCGCGCACCGATGATATCCGTGAAGCTCCTGGTATCGAAAATATCAAACTGTTTCTCGAAGCAGGATGCAAAGTACGGACATTCGATCCTGTCGCAATGCCCAATACCAAGAAGGTACTCGCGCACAAGAATCTCACCTATACTAAGAAAGCGCTTGATGCATTGAAGGGTGTCGATGCACTCGTGATCGCTACCGAATGGGATGAATTCCGTGTAGTGGATTACAAGAATATGAAGAAATTGATGAAGGGCAATATCATCTATGATGGACGCAATGTCCTCGAACGATCCGAAGCCGAAGCTGCCGGATTCACGTATTTTGGTATTGGAGTTTAGGAAGTCTTGTATAGCGTATTGTGTATACTGTATACCGTATGGAAGAGGGGAAGGGAACAAGTATCACGTATAAAAAAGAAGTCATATTGCGTATGGAGACGGAGAAAATAAAATCGTTTACTGATTTGAATGCATGGAAAGAAGGGCATAAGCTAGTCCTCTCGGTTTATTCTCTAACGAAGAAATTTCCTAAAGAAGAAATTTTTGCTCTTTCGAATCAGATGCGACGGTGTGTTGTCTCAATTACTTCAAATATCGCAGAGGGTTTTAGTCGGCAGAGTGCGAAAGAAAAAGTTCAGTTTTACTGTATAGCACAAGGTTCTGTAACAGAGCTTCAGAACCAACTTCTCATTTCTCGAGATGTTGGATTTATCTCACAAGAAGAATTTTCTCGTTCGGCAAATATTTCCGTAGATGTACACAAGCTTATTTCCGGATTGATGCGAAGTGCACAGAACCGTGTTCGCAATACATGATACGGTATACATAATACAAAATACAGCCCTATGAAAATATTGTTTCTCAATTATGAATATCCTCCACTCGGAGGTGGAGCGGGCAATGCGACAGCGTATCTCTTCAAGGAATATGCTGGTATTCCAGACCTCGAGGTACATCTCGTGACCTCGTCTGCAGATGAGACTCTGCATCATATCTCTGTCGGAAAAAATATCACTGTGCATGCCATACCGATCGGTAAGAATGGCAAAAACATTCATCATCAATCAGAAAAAGATCTCCTCACATACGCGTGGAAAGGATATCGTTTCGCAGACACCCTCCTCGCAGAGGGTCATTTTGACGCTATTCATGCGTTTTTCACCGTACCATGTGGCTATATGGCGATGAAACTTTCGAAGAAGCATGGTGTTCCGTATATCGTGTCGCTTCGCGGGGCCGATGTGCCGGGATACAGTGAGCGTTTTACACTGCTCTATTCGCTTCTACGGCCACTGACGCGTACCATATGGGCTCGAGCCTCAAACGTCGTATCGAACAGCTCCGGACTCCGTACACTGGCTCTGGAAACGAATTCTTTCCAAGAAATATCTATCATCCCCAATGGTATCAATATCGCAGAGTTCAAGCCTGATACAGAAAAAGAAATTGATGGTTACGTGAGAATACTCTGTGTCTCGCGTCTCACTCCACGCAAGGGTATCAACTATCTCATCGAGGCGATGCAGATACTTCTCACAGAGGATAATGAAAGAAAAATCGAACTCTGGATTGCAGGGGAAGGTGATGCGACCGAATTACTCAAACAACAGGCGAAAGAATTGCGCATCGAAAAGAATGTGAAGTTTTTCGGTCTTGTGAAACATGATGATTTGGCAAGATATTACAAAATGGCTGATATATTCTGCCTGCCATCGCTCAATGAAGGGATGAGTAATACGATGCTCGAAGCCCTCGCCTCAGGGATGCCTATTGTCGCGACAGTGACAGGGGGAACAGAAGAATTGGTCGGAGACGGAGAGAATGGGTTTTATGTGGAACAAAAATCCTCGAAAGATTTGGCAGAAAAATTGGAAAAGCTCATAGGAAATGATGATATGCGAAAACGATTTGGTACGGCGAGCCGGGTGCGTGCCGAGCAGATGAGTTGGCAAAACGTCGCACAGGCATATTACGAGATGTATCAGAAAGCGAGAAAGGAATAAAAAGTATTGTGTATCACGCATACTGCATCGTGTATTTTGGAAAAACTTTGGAAAATTTAAAAGCCGGGGAACGTAGTTATCGTTCACCGGCTTTCGTTTAGGCGGTCAGTCTTCGTGACGATGCGCGAAGAACTCATCTAGGAGCTCGTTGTAGGAGATTTCCGGATAATGGAGCTTTACAAGATGCTCCATCATCATTGGTTGCCGGATAATCTTCTTCTGAAGTAACCGAGCCCGTTCTGTATTTGGGGCGAAATTGACGTCCCAGAGGAAAGGGTCGGCTCGTCCGACCATACCCCAGCGTGGCATCCGCTGTGTCTTCTTCGAGAAGCGGAGTGCCAGATCGAAGTCATCCATACCTGCCAGAGCCACTTGTCCTACAGCAGGCAATTCGATAGTTCTGTTATCGTTGCCATCGCAATTTTCCGGAGAGAATCCCTCCATTTTTTGCAATACTTCTATGGGATAGAGGCAGGCTGTATTCTGAGCGAGAGCCCATTGATACAGACGCCAATACCCCTGACGATACGCCCCGACGAAATCGAGTCCGTGTCGCTCCATATGAGCGAACATCCGTGCCAGAATACCGCTGGTCATTTCCAGTTCCGGGTTCCATGACAGAATGTGTGAAACGTTATTCGTCTCTATGGCAGACCGCCAACCGGTATTGAGCGCGTGCGCACTGCCGGCATTGTTACCCCATTCCTTGTCAACCACGACACGGAGGAATCCGTTTGTCATCTCGTTGGGGAAAGCCACGAAAAGCGCACGCTTGGTTGGTGTGCAACCGAACTCATCGGTTGCTTCGCCGAGACCGAATCGCAGATCGGCATTGGAAACAATAATGATCTGTTTCACTTCCGATCCAATGCTTCGCATGAAGCGACGTAGTGGGGCGGCGAGACGTTTCTCGAAATCTTCCTGATTGAAAGACTTGGTGACGCCTGCGCCGATTTGGAACCAACGGCAGATGACTGCCACGTTAGGTTGATAAAAAGAAACCATTTTTCTTCTCCTTTGCCATTTAATTGTTAACCTCCGTAGATATCTACGAAGTCACTTGTGTTACGTTCTGTATCGCAACAGCACATGATAGCACATTTTTTGCATTTTGTCAATGATAAAATGGCTTAGAGAGAGGAGGAAAGGATGATTTGTGCTATAATAAAGCAGAAATATCGTAATGTGAGTATTCATGAAAAAAAGACTTTTGTTTGTGCTGAAAATAGTAGTGACGGTTGGGCTGATATTCTGGCTTATTGAGCGTGTCGACTGGACGAGCGTGCTCGTGAAACTCCGAGAAGTCTCAGTACCTCTTCTTTTGCTTTATGTCATATTTCAATTGTCAGGGAATCTCATTTCTGCAAAAAAATGGCAGGTGATCGCTCGCTTCAAGGGGCTAACGCTCTCTCTCAAAGAATCGTTCTTCACCTATATGACAGGGACGTTTATCAATAATTTTTTGCCATCGACAATTGGTGGGGATACCTATCGAGCGTTGTGGCTTGCAGAAAAATCTGGTGCGAAAGCCGCTTCTGTTTCTACGGTGATATTTGATCGATTCATCGGTCTTTGGACGATAGCGCTCCTCGCACTCCTCTCGAGTCCAGTACTCTTGCCTTTTGCTTCCGAGAGTCCGTCGCTTGTCATCACTTATATCGCTCTTGTTGTTTTCTTTGCTGTCGATATTCTCATCACGTATATTTATTGCAAAGAGTGGTTCCACCTATTCGTGGAGCGTCTGCCATTTTTCAAAGTGCGTCGGTTTCTTCAGGAGATTATTTTCTATACCAAAAAACATATTTGGCTTCGTACGAGTCTCTGGTCGACACTCTTCATTTTTGTTGGACTCGTACTCTCAAACTTCACACTGTTTCATGCACTCGGGAGTGATGTCAACATCCTTCCTTTCGCAAGCGCGATGTTCCTCGTCGCTATCGTTGCATCCGTGCCACTCTCGATCAATAATATCGGTATCAAAGAATGGGCGTATATCACATTCTTTGGTCTCATCGGAGTGAGTATCGAAACAGCTGTGACGGTCGCTCTCCTCTCACGTTTCATCCAGATGATCCTCTCGTTTATCGCACTGCCACACTACCTCGCCAATCGTGAGAAGTAAGAATTTTGTTTATAAAAAAAGTAATCATAATTTCACGGTCGTGAAATTATGATATAATCTGAATTCGAGAAAAAAAAGGCGTAGTGAAGATTTGGAAGCCGAACTTCCAAATTTTTTTCTAGATTCCCGTCTTCACGGGAATGATAAAAAATCTCTCTAAAAAATGAAAAGCCCGAGGAATCCTGGATAGGTTTCTTCGGGCTGATTTTTGCACCCCTCATGGAAGAGAGGCTTATGCGGTGTGGAGATTCACCATGTACTCATTGTTCTGATAGGCGAATACGTAGTTGTCCTCGACGATTTCCCGACGAGCACCGATATCTGCCAGTTCCTGAAAAAGAAACATGAGTATCGTGTCGTCTTCACCATCGTAAATGCGACCGACGATTTTCCCCAATGCCTTGATAAGGCGATTGGCGAAGGAAAGTAAAAACGTCGGCTGGTGGTGGCCATAGGCCGTATCGTCCGACAGAGGAAAACTCACCAATCGACATCCGTTGCTGTTTTTGACAGCGCGGACTGTTGTCCGGATGACCAGGTGAACGGCTTCGTCCACCTCAGCACGAAAATCGTCAGGGTGACGAGCTCGCATTTCAGTTCGTGTGACTTTTCCGTTTCGGAGCTGAATCTCCGCCAACAGTTTTAGTAATTCATCGCTGGGAAATTTTCCAGCACGCGTAACTCGTTGTGTCATTTGCCACTCCTTGGGTTTGGGTTGTTAAGGAAACGTTCTACTTACTAACAAAAAAATATATCACAAATGGTGCTATTCGTCAAGAAGATCTTTCCATGAATGCATGTTTCTAATAGTTTCAGCTTGCCTTGTTTTCTGTGCTTCTATTTTTGAATCAATGCTGTAGAGGATGTTAATTTTTGGTTTCAAATAGATGACATTCATAATTCCAAAAGATTTAATTTCCATAACATCAAATAAATCAATAAATTGGGACAGGTCATTCTTTTTTTTATCCGTACTCATCTGTATTGAAAAATATTCCCCGTCTCTAGATAGTTGTTTCTTATCGAACTTGTTGAGGTAGTCGTATCCTTTTCCTTGAAGGAATATCCAATATGTCGGTTCATACTCAGATTCTGATGAAATGAAAATTTTTGCATCTTTATTCGGGACTTTCTGCTCTATATAATCTGTAATTTTCTGGTGTATGAAGAATGGGGTTCTATAATAATTCGGAAAAACATCCTCAGTTTCAACTTCGATCATTATTTCTTCTGAATTATTGAGTTGTAAGAAACTATCTGAAATTTTTGTTAAGTTTATTCCTACAATCAATAGCGTAGCAATAATAACAAGAGCACCGTTCAATATTTTCTTTTTGAAGTTTATTTGTTCAAATATCAGCCCTAAAAATATAAATGCAAGGGGGGCAAGTACGAGATAAAATCTTGGATATATGTAGAGTTTTTTTAATGTTAGAGATATAAAATAAAGACTTCCAATGAATAGCCACAGTCCAGAAATTATCAAAAAGTCTTTCTGTATAGATCTTTTTTTAATAAAAAAATTCCACACAATAAGCAAAATCGAAATCATGTAAAAAAGTAACGCAGAGAGTCTCCAGAAGAAATCTTCTTTACATGTTTTGCAAAACAGCCCAAGCGAATATCCATTTGGTCTACTTGTATTTATTCTATCTTCACCCGTTAGGATAAGAAAAAATTCTCCCGAATTATATCGGAAATTCTGTACTATTTTTTCAGAAATATTCTTTTTTTCTTTACTTGATCCAGAAATTTTTTCAATAAATAATTTTGAATTAGACCAATCATATTTAATTTCATGTACGATGAGAGGGGAGTAAATAAGAACTGAAAATAAAATCGCATATATTACCGTTCTTAATGGGAAATGAGGACGTTTAATCAAGAGAAAAAGGATATATGTTGGAACTATTATAAATAATCCATTGAAGTGCAGTTGACTTATTATTGAGAGAAGTACCAATGAAAGTATAAAAAAAATATTTCGATTTTTCTCTTCTACAGAAATACTCCTCAATAATAAATAAAACATTGCTAAAATAAAAAATGGCAAGACATTTGGGTTCCAAGAAAAACGAGCGTATTGGATCATGTAAAACGAAGTGGAATAGAGAGCTAATAGTGACAATGATATGAGGTGAGAAAAATATATACGTGCAAAAACGAAAAATAACGGCAAGGATGCAAGCGCAAGGATAAGGTTGGGCATCGCATGTCCTGATGGCGTATTTGCAAAAATTCTTCCACCAAGGTATTCAATGTAGTAATATGCTGGTCCTATACGCAGTTCCTCTGCCCCAGCTCTTGGTCCAAGGAGTTTTAAGTTCCCAATTCCACTTTGGACTGCTGGCGATGTAATGAGAAAATCATCGACCTGATCTGTCTCAAAATGAAGCCAATCTCCGAAATGATAGGTGCGTAAAAAAAATCCTATACCAAAAATAATAATCAGTGCGATATGAAATTTTCTTTTTTTACCAAACTCAATAATTTCTTTTGAAGTCATATACTGTGATTTGATCGCTTTAAATATCTACTTCGAGAAATCTATCATAGCTACGCCTTCTGTTATTGTTCAAAACGAAATACTTTGACAAATTGCGAGGGTCGATTGTTGATATCGATTTCAAAAATTGGATTTTTCTTCGTGTAGTATTGGTCGAAACGGATGAGACCTGGTTCGTTTGTTATGATATCACCACTCATCATCTTGGTCGTGCGACTCTGCCGACCCGAAGAAACAACAATGTAATCAAGCCCTTCTGTGTGGAGTCGGTCATAATTGAGACTGCTCATACAGCGACCAATGAAGAATTTGCAAACACCCTCCTTGTCGGTCCAGATAAGCATATTTTCAGCTTTGGGGAGTGTATTCAAATATCTGGCGACTTCATAGCTTCCTGCACCCATATCTTTCATATCCGTACTATACTTGTTCGGGAGGAACATTGATGCGTAACTGAGAGAGAACGGTGTTGTGAAAAGTGTCAGTCCTCCGAAGAAAAGAACAAAGGATGCGATGAAAACTGGTGTCGGCATTTCTTTCACAGAGAATCGCTTGTGGATGAGGATGAGGAAATGCTCGAGTGTGATACCCGCAATGATCGCCACGAGAGGGAAAATAATGATCTGATAACGGACGATAGCGGCGACGTGGTTGACAGTCGTACCGAAATAATAGAGTAAGACAAAAATGATGAGATAAAAAGAGGTGCGGAGAGCGACGGATTCTGTCCACTGTTTTTTCAGAAAAAAGAGTGGGGCAATGAGTAATGAAAGAAAAACAATCGGCGTGACACCAAAAATCATCGGGTAAAAATTCGTCAAAAAGGCACCAATAAGGTCACTTTTCCCAGAAATGGTCTTGGGTGAAGCGAGGAGATCCATAAAAGGGTAAAGCGTCATACCAGACCAGGTGTTCCAGAGGGTAGCAATGACAGAGAGGAAAAAAATTCCGCCGATGAAAAGTGCGAGTTCGTGTCTGATTCTTTTCAAGAAATCAAGAATGATACTGGTAAAACGAGATTTATTCAGCCATTGGTCGATCAGGATGAGAGCAATAAGAACGAGAAAAATAGGTGCAACTTTTTCGAAGGCCTGACTGAAGAGGGTCGAGGTGAGGAGTTTGCTTGGCTTGACCCAGACAGCAGGGAAGAGAATGAAGAAAGTAGTCAATGCTGAGAAGGTAAGAAGAGCAAAGTGACTGAGTGATTTCTTCAGGTACATGGCAAAGGGGATGAGAGTGTTTTTGGGATGATAGAGATAGTCGAGGAAGATGAGCCCAAGGAAAAAAACAAAGAGGATATTGGCGACGTATTTGGTGAGGAGTGCGAGACCGAGGAAGATGCCAGAAAAGATGAGGTAACGAAAAGACCCTCGTTTCAGGAAGACGAAATAGGAGAGGAGAGACAGTGGAGAGAAAACCCAGAGAAGCGAATCAGGATTCACTATTTTGGTCATCCCGACCAGAATAGGAGAAAGGGCGATGAAAACAAAACTAAAAAGTGCTCGTCTCCTCCCGAGGAGTCGCTCGAGAAAGAAATAAAAGAAGGGTAACATCAGTGTGACGAATAGGAGAATAGGGAAACGGAATGCGAAATAATAACTCTCGACACCTTTTTTGAGGTTGAATACTTCGCCTTCTGAATGAATGGTTTTGTATTCATTGGTAGATTTGAAAAGTGTGCCTGGTCCTGTAACGAGAGCTACAGTGATGCCTGGTTTGTCACTGATACCAGTACCTCTCCAGTCTCGTTCACCGATATTTTTCCAGTATTTAGCGATACGACCGTCGATCCAGAGCGGTTCATCGACTGCTGCGTACTGTGTCAATCGAGACAAACCGAAAACAAAAAACATCCCTGTAGCGATGATTATGAGAAGAAGTATTGGTAATCCTTGGGCAATGAACCATTGCTTGCACGAGAGAGCCTCTGTATCTCTGTCAGTACATGAAGAGTGTTCTTTGTTGATAAAAAAGGTAGATATCAGTATACCTGAAAGGATGCCATACGTACCGAGAGCAATATCGAATATATAATGGAAAGAACGTGACGTATTCATCCCGTAGAGAAGTGTCAGTACACCAGGAAGCCAGATAAGGAGAAAGGTAGTGAGTTGCTTCTTCCAATCGAGTTGAGAAGAAAAGTAAGCAATACCTCCAAGAGAAAGCACTGTCAAAGCTACGAAGCCGAAATAGAATGGATCATTGTTGGTAAAAAAAGAAAACGATATATTTTTTTTGGATTGCGCGATGATGAAGAGAAACATCCAGAATGCGCAGAGCGCAGATACACTACTGTAGAAACGATTTTCTCTGCCATTGAAAAGAGTGTACATAAGAGTTTTTCACGTTTGCTTTGAGATTTAAAATGGTTTAAAATAGAAGAAAGAACTCTCGCATCCTAGCATAAATCAGGGAGAATAGAAAGTGCACTTGATATGTTCCATTTTTCATCAAAACAGTGGGTAGTGGTTGGGCTTGTGGTTATTATGTCACTGGGATTTTTCTTGCGTGCGTATCATTTCTCGGACTGGTTACATTTTGAGCTTGATCAGGCTCGTGATTCCCGTGTCATCGACGATGCGCTCTCTGGCGGGCCCGGAGAACTTACTCTTCTCGGACCAAAAGCTGGCGGTACGTCACTTCGTTTGGCACCAGGATTCTATTATCTAGAGTATGTAAGTGCGCTCCTATTCGGTGGAACACCTGACGGTATGGCAGTTTTTGTGATGGTATTTTCTATTCTTTCATTACCGATCTTTTATCTCTTCATTCGGAGATTTTTTGTATGGAGAATAGCACTCGGACTCACGCTTCTTTTTTCTGTGTCAGCATACGCCGTGATGTATGGACGTTTCGCATGGAATCCGAATCTCATCCCGTTCTTTGTCTTGCTCGGATTCTA
This DNA window, taken from Candidatus Moraniibacteriota bacterium, encodes the following:
- a CDS encoding glycosyltransferase family 2 protein; translated protein: MQENQPYLSVVVPLYNEEGNVAELHQKIVESVQKIGKPARNDSRSDSGRPFEIIFIDDGSKDKTVEIARSLSPLKLIVFRKNFGQTAAFDAGFKSATGEVIITLDGDLQNDPADIPLLLEKINEGYDVVSGWRFKRQDPWSKKIPSRIANLLRKILIQDTIHDSGCSLKAYRRECFQNVDLFGEMHRFIPAILEMDGFRVAEVKVSHHPRLHGVTKYNWKRGMKGFVDMMSIWFWRKYSYRPLHLFGGGGVILFTTGVGILFWMLVEKLVFHASLAERLWPLVGIFFVLIGVQLFISGLLADMVVRNYYQGRNRMNYTVREVREQ
- a CDS encoding UDP-glucose/GDP-mannose dehydrogenase family protein, producing MKVTFLGTGYVGLVSGACLAESGHEVICADIDKKKIAILKKGGIPIYEIGLEEIVKRNVEEGRLSFTSDLKKAIQESEVVFMAVGTPEDKVTGQADLQYVFAVAETFGKHLNGFKLFVDKSTVPVGTAEKVEAIIKKASNGAHPFEVVSNPEFLREGAAVKDFLNPDRVVVGTKSEKARKMMEQIYRPIARNGRPVLFTDVRSAEIIKYAANAFLAMKITFINEVANFCDVSGGNVKEVAKGLGYDSRIGERFLYAGIGYGGSCFPKDVKAFLETGREYNSPFQIIETVNDVNVSQRIKPFVKLQEVFGKKLKDKTIAVWGLAFKPRTDDIREAPGIENIKLFLEAGCKVRTFDPVAMPNTKKVLAHKNLTYTKKALDALKGVDALVIATEWDEFRVVDYKNMKKLMKGNIIYDGRNVLERSEAEAAGFTYFGIGV
- a CDS encoding four helix bundle protein, with amino-acid sequence MEEGKGTSITYKKEVILRMETEKIKSFTDLNAWKEGHKLVLSVYSLTKKFPKEEIFALSNQMRRCVVSITSNIAEGFSRQSAKEKVQFYCIAQGSVTELQNQLLISRDVGFISQEEFSRSANISVDVHKLISGLMRSAQNRVRNT
- a CDS encoding glycosyltransferase family 4 protein; translated protein: MKILFLNYEYPPLGGGAGNATAYLFKEYAGIPDLEVHLVTSSADETLHHISVGKNITVHAIPIGKNGKNIHHQSEKDLLTYAWKGYRFADTLLAEGHFDAIHAFFTVPCGYMAMKLSKKHGVPYIVSLRGADVPGYSERFTLLYSLLRPLTRTIWARASNVVSNSSGLRTLALETNSFQEISIIPNGINIAEFKPDTEKEIDGYVRILCVSRLTPRKGINYLIEAMQILLTEDNERKIELWIAGEGDATELLKQQAKELRIEKNVKFFGLVKHDDLARYYKMADIFCLPSLNEGMSNTMLEALASGMPIVATVTGGTEELVGDGENGFYVEQKSSKDLAEKLEKLIGNDDMRKRFGTASRVRAEQMSWQNVAQAYYEMYQKARKE
- a CDS encoding lysylphosphatidylglycerol synthase transmembrane domain-containing protein, with protein sequence MKKRLLFVLKIVVTVGLIFWLIERVDWTSVLVKLREVSVPLLLLYVIFQLSGNLISAKKWQVIARFKGLTLSLKESFFTYMTGTFINNFLPSTIGGDTYRALWLAEKSGAKAASVSTVIFDRFIGLWTIALLALLSSPVLLPFASESPSLVITYIALVVFFAVDILITYIYCKEWFHLFVERLPFFKVRRFLQEIIFYTKKHIWLRTSLWSTLFIFVGLVLSNFTLFHALGSDVNILPFASAMFLVAIVASVPLSINNIGIKEWAYITFFGLIGVSIETAVTVALLSRFIQMILSFIALPHYLANREK
- a CDS encoding glycosyltransferase family 39 protein → MTSKEIIEFGKKRKFHIALIIIFGIGFFLRTYHFGDWLHFETDQVDDFLITSPAVQSGIGNLKLLGPRAGAEELRIGPAYYYIEYLGGRIFANTPSGHAMPNLILALASLPLFFVFARIYFSHLISLSLLALYSTSFYMIQYARFSWNPNVLPFFILAMFYLLLRSISVEEKNRNIFFILSLVLLSIISQLHFNGLFIIVPTYILFLLIKRPHFPLRTVIYAILFSVLIYSPLIVHEIKYDWSNSKLFIEKISGSSKEKKNISEKIVQNFRYNSGEFFLILTGEDRINTSRPNGYSLGLFCKTCKEDFFWRLSALLFYMISILLIVWNFFIKKRSIQKDFLIISGLWLFIGSLYFISLTLKKLYIYPRFYLVLAPLAFIFLGLIFEQINFKKKILNGALVIIATLLIVGINLTKISDSFLQLNNSEEIMIEVETEDVFPNYYRTPFFIHQKITDYIEQKVPNKDAKIFISSESEYEPTYWIFLQGKGYDYLNKFDKKQLSRDGEYFSIQMSTDKKKNDLSQFIDLFDVMEIKSFGIMNVIYLKPKINILYSIDSKIEAQKTRQAETIRNMHSWKDLLDE
- a CDS encoding glycosyltransferase family 39 protein, with amino-acid sequence MYTLFNGRENRFYSSVSALCAFWMFLFIIAQSKKNISFSFFTNNDPFYFGFVALTVLSLGGIAYFSSQLDWKKQLTTFLLIWLPGVLTLLYGMNTSRSFHYIFDIALGTYGILSGILISTFFINKEHSSCTDRDTEALSCKQWFIAQGLPILLLIIIATGMFFVFGLSRLTQYAAVDEPLWIDGRIAKYWKNIGERDWRGTGISDKPGITVALVTGPGTLFKSTNEYKTIHSEGEVFNLKKGVESYYFAFRFPILLFVTLMLPFFYFFLERLLGRRRALFSFVFIALSPILVGMTKIVNPDSLLWVFSPLSLLSYFVFLKRGSFRYLIFSGIFLGLALLTKYVANILFVFFLGLIFLDYLYHPKNTLIPFAMYLKKSLSHFALLTFSALTTFFILFPAVWVKPSKLLTSTLFSQAFEKVAPIFLVLIALILIDQWLNKSRFTSIILDFLKRIRHELALFIGGIFFLSVIATLWNTWSGMTLYPFMDLLASPKTISGKSDLIGAFLTNFYPMIFGVTPIVFLSLLIAPLFFLKKQWTESVALRTSFYLIIFVLLYYFGTTVNHVAAIVRYQIIIFPLVAIIAGITLEHFLILIHKRFSVKEMPTPVFIASFVLFFGGLTLFTTPFSLSYASMFLPNKYSTDMKDMGAGSYEVARYLNTLPKAENMLIWTDKEGVCKFFIGRCMSSLNYDRLHTEGLDYIVVSSGRQSRTTKMMSGDIITNEPGLIRFDQYYTKKNPIFEIDINNRPSQFVKVFRFEQ